The Anolis carolinensis isolate JA03-04 chromosome 2, rAnoCar3.1.pri, whole genome shotgun sequence genome has a window encoding:
- the khsrp gene encoding far upstream element-binding protein 2 isoform X3 produces MSDYSAAGPPPPSAGPPGAGAGGGAGPAGPPNQGGGGGGGGGGGGGGQAGGAAGPGPGGIRKDAFADAVQRARQIAAKIGGDSATTVNNTTPDFGFGGQKRQLEDGDQPESKKMAPQPEPMPPPPQLGPIHPPPRSTVTEEYRVPDGMVGLIIGRGGEQINKIQQDSGCKVQISPDSGGLPERSVSLTGSPESVQKAKMMLDDIVSRGRGGPPSQFHDNSNGQNGTVQEIMIPAGKAGLVIGKGGETIKQLQERAGVKMILIQDGSQNTNVDKPLRIIGDPYKVQQACEMVMDILRERDQGGFGDRNEYGSRIGGGIDVPVPRHSVGVVIGRSGEMIKKIQNDAGVRIQFKQDDGTGPEKIAHIMGPPDRCEHAARIINDLLQSLRSGPPGPPGSGMPPGGRGRGRGQGNWGPPGGEMTFSIPTHKCGLVIGRGGENVKAINQQTGAFVEISRQLPPNGDPNFKLFIIRGSPQQIDHAKQLIEEKIEGPLCPVGPGPGPGGPPGPAPMGPFNPGPFNQGPPSAPPHPGGPPPPQYPPQGWGNAYPQWQPPAPHDPSKAAAADPNAAWAAYYSHYYQQPPGPVPGAPPAPTAPPVQGEPPQPPPTGQSDYTKAWEEYYKKLGQQPQQPGAPPQQDYTKAWEEYYKKQAAQVATGAGPTAPPGPQPDYSAAWAEYYRQQAAYYGQTPGAGGPVPPPTQQGQQAQ; encoded by the exons ATGTCGGACTACAGCGCCGCCGGGCCCCCACCGCCTTCCGCTGGGCCGCCGGGCGCAGGAGCAGGTGGAGGAGCCGGGCCTGCGGGGCCTCCCAAccaaggcggcggcggtggcggaggaggaggtggcggGGGAGGAGGACAGGCCGGGGGAGCGGCCGGCCCGGGACCAGGTGGGATCCGCAAGGACGCCTTCGCTGATGCGGTCCAGCGGGCCCGGCAG ATAGCAGCTAAAATTGGAGGAGACTCTGCCACAACAGTGAACAACACTACCCCTGATTTCGGGTTTGGTGGTCAAAAGCGACAACTGGAGGATGGAG ACCAGCCAGAAAGCAAGAAGATGGCCCCTCAGCCAGAAC cCATGCCACCACCCCCTCAGCTTGGACCGATCCATCCTCCTCCTAG GTCTACAGTGACTGAAGAGTACAGAGTACCTGATGGCATGGTTGGACTCA TTATAGGAAGAGGAGGGGAGCAGatcaacaaaatacaacaagactCTGGGTGCAAAGTACAGATCTCACCAG ACAGTGGAGGTTTGCCAGAGAGGAGTGTGTCTCTGACAGGATCACCAGAATCTGTCCA AAAGGCAAAAATGATGCTTGATGACATCGTGTCTCGAGGGCGTGGTGGGCCACCCAGCCAGTTTCATGATAACTCCAATGGGCAAAATGGTACAGTGCAGGAAATCATGATCCCAGCTGGGAAGGCAGGCCTGGTGATCGGCAAAGGCGGAGAGACCATCAAACAGTTGCAG GAGCGGGCTGGAGTGAAAATGATTTTAATTCAGGACGGTTCACAAAACACAAATGTAGATAAGCCTCTTCGGATAATTGGCGACCCCTACAAAGTGCAG CAAGCCTGTGAAATGGTAATGGACATCTTAAGAGAGCGGGACCAGGGAGGTTTTGGTGACCGGAATGAATACGGTTCCAGGATTGGCGGAGGAATTGAT GTCCCTGTGCCCAGGCATTCTGTTGGGGTGGTTATTGGTCGTAGTGGCGAAATGATTAAGAAAATACAAAATGACGCTGGAGTTAGGATACAGTTCAAGCAAG ATGATGGCACGGGTCCTGAAAAAATTGCCCATATCATGGGTCCTCCTGACAGATGTGAACATGCTGCCAGGATTATCAATGATCTTCTTCAGAGTCTCCGG AGTGGCCCCCCAGGCCCGCCGGGATCAGGAATGCCTCCTGGAGGCAGAGGGCGAGGAAGGGGGCAGGGTAACTGGGGGCCTCCTGGAGGAGAGATGACCTTCTCCATCCCAACACATAAGTGTGGGCTAGTCATTGGCAGAG GTGGAGAAAACGTGAAGGCCATAAATCAGCAGACGGGAGCCTTTGTAGAAATATCCCGGCAACTGCCACCTAACGGAGACCCCAACTTCAAACTCTTCATCATTCGTGGCTCACCTCAGCAAATTGACCATGCCAAGCAGCTCATTGAGGAAAAGATTGAG GGTCCTCTCTGTCCCGTGGGCCCAGGACCTGGGCCTGGAGGGCCTCCTGGACCAGCACCAATGGGCCCTTTCAACCCCGGGCCTTTCAATCAAGGGCCACCCAGTGCACCACCTCA cCCTGGGGGGCCACCGCCTCCACAGTATCCACCCCAAGGTTGGGGAAATGCCTACCCGCAATGGCAGCCTCCTGCTCCTCATGATCCAA GCAAAGCCGCTGCTGCAGACCCCAACGCTGCCTGGGCCGCTTATTACTCGCATTACTACCAGCAGCCGCCTGGCCCCGTGCCGGGAGCCCCACCAGCCCCCACAGCGCCCCCCGTGCAAGGAGAGCCCCCGCAGCCGCCCCCCACTGGACAGTCGGACTACACCAAGGCCTGGGAGGAATATTACAAGAAACTAG GCCAGCAGCCCCAGCAGCCCGGAGCTCCACCACAGCAGGACTACACAAAAGCCTGGGAGGAATATTATAAGAAGCAAG CAGCCCAAGTAGCTACTGGGGCAGGGCCAACCGCACCACCAGGACCTCAGCCAGACTACAGCGCAGCCTGGGCAGAATACTACAGACAACAAGCTGCCTACTATGGACAGACGCCTGGCGCTGGTGGACCAGTGCCACCACCCACACAGCAGGGACAGCAG GCTCAGTGA
- the khsrp gene encoding far upstream element-binding protein 2 isoform X1 has translation MSDYSAAGPPPPSAGPPGAGAGGGAGPAGPPNQGGGGGGGGGGGGGGQAGGAAGPGPGGIRKDAFADAVQRARQIAAKIGGDSATTVNNTTPDFGFGGQKRQLEDGDQPESKKMAPQPEPMPPPPQLGPIHPPPRSTVTEEYRVPDGMVGLIIGRGGEQINKIQQDSGCKVQISPDSGGLPERSVSLTGSPESVQKAKMMLDDIVSRGRGGPPSQFHDNSNGQNGTVQEIMIPAGKAGLVIGKGGETIKQLQERAGVKMILIQDGSQNTNVDKPLRIIGDPYKVQQACEMVMDILRERDQGGFGDRNEYGSRIGGGIDVPVPRHSVGVVIGRSGEMIKKIQNDAGVRIQFKQDDGTGPEKIAHIMGPPDRCEHAARIINDLLQSLRSGPPGPPGSGMPPGGRGRGRGQGNWGPPGGEMTFSIPTHKCGLVIGRGGENVKAINQQTGAFVEISRQLPPNGDPNFKLFIIRGSPQQIDHAKQLIEEKIEGPLCPVGPGPGPGGPPGPAPMGPFNPGPFNQGPPSAPPHPGGPPPPQYPPQGWGNAYPQWQPPAPHDPTFCPVPLPGKAAAADPNAAWAAYYSHYYQQPPGPVPGAPPAPTAPPVQGEPPQPPPTGQSDYTKAWEEYYKKLGQQPQQPGAPPQQDYTKAWEEYYKKQAAQVATGAGPTAPPGPQPDYSAAWAEYYRQQAAYYGQTPGAGGPVPPPTQQGQQAQ, from the exons ATGTCGGACTACAGCGCCGCCGGGCCCCCACCGCCTTCCGCTGGGCCGCCGGGCGCAGGAGCAGGTGGAGGAGCCGGGCCTGCGGGGCCTCCCAAccaaggcggcggcggtggcggaggaggaggtggcggGGGAGGAGGACAGGCCGGGGGAGCGGCCGGCCCGGGACCAGGTGGGATCCGCAAGGACGCCTTCGCTGATGCGGTCCAGCGGGCCCGGCAG ATAGCAGCTAAAATTGGAGGAGACTCTGCCACAACAGTGAACAACACTACCCCTGATTTCGGGTTTGGTGGTCAAAAGCGACAACTGGAGGATGGAG ACCAGCCAGAAAGCAAGAAGATGGCCCCTCAGCCAGAAC cCATGCCACCACCCCCTCAGCTTGGACCGATCCATCCTCCTCCTAG GTCTACAGTGACTGAAGAGTACAGAGTACCTGATGGCATGGTTGGACTCA TTATAGGAAGAGGAGGGGAGCAGatcaacaaaatacaacaagactCTGGGTGCAAAGTACAGATCTCACCAG ACAGTGGAGGTTTGCCAGAGAGGAGTGTGTCTCTGACAGGATCACCAGAATCTGTCCA AAAGGCAAAAATGATGCTTGATGACATCGTGTCTCGAGGGCGTGGTGGGCCACCCAGCCAGTTTCATGATAACTCCAATGGGCAAAATGGTACAGTGCAGGAAATCATGATCCCAGCTGGGAAGGCAGGCCTGGTGATCGGCAAAGGCGGAGAGACCATCAAACAGTTGCAG GAGCGGGCTGGAGTGAAAATGATTTTAATTCAGGACGGTTCACAAAACACAAATGTAGATAAGCCTCTTCGGATAATTGGCGACCCCTACAAAGTGCAG CAAGCCTGTGAAATGGTAATGGACATCTTAAGAGAGCGGGACCAGGGAGGTTTTGGTGACCGGAATGAATACGGTTCCAGGATTGGCGGAGGAATTGAT GTCCCTGTGCCCAGGCATTCTGTTGGGGTGGTTATTGGTCGTAGTGGCGAAATGATTAAGAAAATACAAAATGACGCTGGAGTTAGGATACAGTTCAAGCAAG ATGATGGCACGGGTCCTGAAAAAATTGCCCATATCATGGGTCCTCCTGACAGATGTGAACATGCTGCCAGGATTATCAATGATCTTCTTCAGAGTCTCCGG AGTGGCCCCCCAGGCCCGCCGGGATCAGGAATGCCTCCTGGAGGCAGAGGGCGAGGAAGGGGGCAGGGTAACTGGGGGCCTCCTGGAGGAGAGATGACCTTCTCCATCCCAACACATAAGTGTGGGCTAGTCATTGGCAGAG GTGGAGAAAACGTGAAGGCCATAAATCAGCAGACGGGAGCCTTTGTAGAAATATCCCGGCAACTGCCACCTAACGGAGACCCCAACTTCAAACTCTTCATCATTCGTGGCTCACCTCAGCAAATTGACCATGCCAAGCAGCTCATTGAGGAAAAGATTGAG GGTCCTCTCTGTCCCGTGGGCCCAGGACCTGGGCCTGGAGGGCCTCCTGGACCAGCACCAATGGGCCCTTTCAACCCCGGGCCTTTCAATCAAGGGCCACCCAGTGCACCACCTCA cCCTGGGGGGCCACCGCCTCCACAGTATCCACCCCAAGGTTGGGGAAATGCCTACCCGCAATGGCAGCCTCCTGCTCCTCATGATCCAA CATTCTGTCCTGTTCCCCTTCCAGGCAAAGCCGCTGCTGCAGACCCCAACGCTGCCTGGGCCGCTTATTACTCGCATTACTACCAGCAGCCGCCTGGCCCCGTGCCGGGAGCCCCACCAGCCCCCACAGCGCCCCCCGTGCAAGGAGAGCCCCCGCAGCCGCCCCCCACTGGACAGTCGGACTACACCAAGGCCTGGGAGGAATATTACAAGAAACTAG GCCAGCAGCCCCAGCAGCCCGGAGCTCCACCACAGCAGGACTACACAAAAGCCTGGGAGGAATATTATAAGAAGCAAG CAGCCCAAGTAGCTACTGGGGCAGGGCCAACCGCACCACCAGGACCTCAGCCAGACTACAGCGCAGCCTGGGCAGAATACTACAGACAACAAGCTGCCTACTATGGACAGACGCCTGGCGCTGGTGGACCAGTGCCACCACCCACACAGCAGGGACAGCAG GCTCAGTGA
- the khsrp gene encoding far upstream element-binding protein 2 isoform X2 → MSDYSAAGPPPPSAGPPGAGAGGGAGPAGPPNQGGGGGGGGGGGGGGQAGGAAGPGPGGIRKDAFADAVQRARQIAAKIGGDSATTVNNTTPDFGFGGQKRQLEDGDQPESKKMAPQPEPMPPPPQLGPIHPPPRSTVTEEYRVPDGMVGLIIGRGGEQINKIQQDSGCKVQISPDSGGLPERSVSLTGSPESVQKAKMMLDDIVSRGRGGPPSQFHDNSNGQNGTVQEIMIPAGKAGLVIGKGGETIKQLQERAGVKMILIQDGSQNTNVDKPLRIIGDPYKVQQACEMVMDILRERDQGGFGDRNEYGSRIGGGIDVPVPRHSVGVVIGRSGEMIKKIQNDAGVRIQFKQDDGTGPEKIAHIMGPPDRCEHAARIINDLLQSLRSGPPGPPGSGMPPGGRGRGRGQGNWGPPGGEMTFSIPTHKCGLVIGRGGENVKAINQQTGAFVEISRQLPPNGDPNFKLFIIRGSPQQIDHAKQLIEEKIEGPLCPVGPGPGPGGPPGPAPMGPFNPGPFNQGPPSAPPHPGGPPPPQYPPQGWGNAYPQWQPPAPHDPTFCPVPLPGKAAAADPNAAWAAYYSHYYQQPPGPVPGAPPAPTAPPVQGEPPQPPPTGQSDYTKAWEEYYKKLGQQPQQPGAPPQQDYTKAWEEYYKKQAQVATGAGPTAPPGPQPDYSAAWAEYYRQQAAYYGQTPGAGGPVPPPTQQGQQAQ, encoded by the exons ATGTCGGACTACAGCGCCGCCGGGCCCCCACCGCCTTCCGCTGGGCCGCCGGGCGCAGGAGCAGGTGGAGGAGCCGGGCCTGCGGGGCCTCCCAAccaaggcggcggcggtggcggaggaggaggtggcggGGGAGGAGGACAGGCCGGGGGAGCGGCCGGCCCGGGACCAGGTGGGATCCGCAAGGACGCCTTCGCTGATGCGGTCCAGCGGGCCCGGCAG ATAGCAGCTAAAATTGGAGGAGACTCTGCCACAACAGTGAACAACACTACCCCTGATTTCGGGTTTGGTGGTCAAAAGCGACAACTGGAGGATGGAG ACCAGCCAGAAAGCAAGAAGATGGCCCCTCAGCCAGAAC cCATGCCACCACCCCCTCAGCTTGGACCGATCCATCCTCCTCCTAG GTCTACAGTGACTGAAGAGTACAGAGTACCTGATGGCATGGTTGGACTCA TTATAGGAAGAGGAGGGGAGCAGatcaacaaaatacaacaagactCTGGGTGCAAAGTACAGATCTCACCAG ACAGTGGAGGTTTGCCAGAGAGGAGTGTGTCTCTGACAGGATCACCAGAATCTGTCCA AAAGGCAAAAATGATGCTTGATGACATCGTGTCTCGAGGGCGTGGTGGGCCACCCAGCCAGTTTCATGATAACTCCAATGGGCAAAATGGTACAGTGCAGGAAATCATGATCCCAGCTGGGAAGGCAGGCCTGGTGATCGGCAAAGGCGGAGAGACCATCAAACAGTTGCAG GAGCGGGCTGGAGTGAAAATGATTTTAATTCAGGACGGTTCACAAAACACAAATGTAGATAAGCCTCTTCGGATAATTGGCGACCCCTACAAAGTGCAG CAAGCCTGTGAAATGGTAATGGACATCTTAAGAGAGCGGGACCAGGGAGGTTTTGGTGACCGGAATGAATACGGTTCCAGGATTGGCGGAGGAATTGAT GTCCCTGTGCCCAGGCATTCTGTTGGGGTGGTTATTGGTCGTAGTGGCGAAATGATTAAGAAAATACAAAATGACGCTGGAGTTAGGATACAGTTCAAGCAAG ATGATGGCACGGGTCCTGAAAAAATTGCCCATATCATGGGTCCTCCTGACAGATGTGAACATGCTGCCAGGATTATCAATGATCTTCTTCAGAGTCTCCGG AGTGGCCCCCCAGGCCCGCCGGGATCAGGAATGCCTCCTGGAGGCAGAGGGCGAGGAAGGGGGCAGGGTAACTGGGGGCCTCCTGGAGGAGAGATGACCTTCTCCATCCCAACACATAAGTGTGGGCTAGTCATTGGCAGAG GTGGAGAAAACGTGAAGGCCATAAATCAGCAGACGGGAGCCTTTGTAGAAATATCCCGGCAACTGCCACCTAACGGAGACCCCAACTTCAAACTCTTCATCATTCGTGGCTCACCTCAGCAAATTGACCATGCCAAGCAGCTCATTGAGGAAAAGATTGAG GGTCCTCTCTGTCCCGTGGGCCCAGGACCTGGGCCTGGAGGGCCTCCTGGACCAGCACCAATGGGCCCTTTCAACCCCGGGCCTTTCAATCAAGGGCCACCCAGTGCACCACCTCA cCCTGGGGGGCCACCGCCTCCACAGTATCCACCCCAAGGTTGGGGAAATGCCTACCCGCAATGGCAGCCTCCTGCTCCTCATGATCCAA CATTCTGTCCTGTTCCCCTTCCAGGCAAAGCCGCTGCTGCAGACCCCAACGCTGCCTGGGCCGCTTATTACTCGCATTACTACCAGCAGCCGCCTGGCCCCGTGCCGGGAGCCCCACCAGCCCCCACAGCGCCCCCCGTGCAAGGAGAGCCCCCGCAGCCGCCCCCCACTGGACAGTCGGACTACACCAAGGCCTGGGAGGAATATTACAAGAAACTAG GCCAGCAGCCCCAGCAGCCCGGAGCTCCACCACAGCAGGACTACACAAAAGCCTGGGAGGAATATTATAAGAAGCAAG CCCAAGTAGCTACTGGGGCAGGGCCAACCGCACCACCAGGACCTCAGCCAGACTACAGCGCAGCCTGGGCAGAATACTACAGACAACAAGCTGCCTACTATGGACAGACGCCTGGCGCTGGTGGACCAGTGCCACCACCCACACAGCAGGGACAGCAG GCTCAGTGA
- the khsrp gene encoding far upstream element-binding protein 2 isoform X4: MSDYSAAGPPPPSAGPPGAGAGGGAGPAGPPNQGGGGGGGGGGGGGGQAGGAAGPGPGGIRKDAFADAVQRARQIAAKIGGDSATTVNNTTPDFGFGGQKRQLEDGDQPESKKMAPQPEPMPPPPQLGPIHPPPRSTVTEEYRVPDGMVGLIIGRGGEQINKIQQDSGCKVQISPDSGGLPERSVSLTGSPESVQKAKMMLDDIVSRGRGGPPSQFHDNSNGQNGTVQEIMIPAGKAGLVIGKGGETIKQLQERAGVKMILIQDGSQNTNVDKPLRIIGDPYKVQQACEMVMDILRERDQGGFGDRNEYGSRIGGGIDVPVPRHSVGVVIGRSGEMIKKIQNDAGVRIQFKQDDGTGPEKIAHIMGPPDRCEHAARIINDLLQSLRSGPPGPPGSGMPPGGRGRGRGQGNWGPPGGEMTFSIPTHKCGLVIGRGGENVKAINQQTGAFVEISRQLPPNGDPNFKLFIIRGSPQQIDHAKQLIEEKIEGPLCPVGPGPGPGGPPGPAPMGPFNPGPFNQGPPSAPPHPGGPPPPQYPPQGWGNAYPQWQPPAPHDPSKAAAADPNAAWAAYYSHYYQQPPGPVPGAPPAPTAPPVQGEPPQPPPTGQSDYTKAWEEYYKKLGQQPQQPGAPPQQDYTKAWEEYYKKQAQVATGAGPTAPPGPQPDYSAAWAEYYRQQAAYYGQTPGAGGPVPPPTQQGQQAQ, from the exons ATGTCGGACTACAGCGCCGCCGGGCCCCCACCGCCTTCCGCTGGGCCGCCGGGCGCAGGAGCAGGTGGAGGAGCCGGGCCTGCGGGGCCTCCCAAccaaggcggcggcggtggcggaggaggaggtggcggGGGAGGAGGACAGGCCGGGGGAGCGGCCGGCCCGGGACCAGGTGGGATCCGCAAGGACGCCTTCGCTGATGCGGTCCAGCGGGCCCGGCAG ATAGCAGCTAAAATTGGAGGAGACTCTGCCACAACAGTGAACAACACTACCCCTGATTTCGGGTTTGGTGGTCAAAAGCGACAACTGGAGGATGGAG ACCAGCCAGAAAGCAAGAAGATGGCCCCTCAGCCAGAAC cCATGCCACCACCCCCTCAGCTTGGACCGATCCATCCTCCTCCTAG GTCTACAGTGACTGAAGAGTACAGAGTACCTGATGGCATGGTTGGACTCA TTATAGGAAGAGGAGGGGAGCAGatcaacaaaatacaacaagactCTGGGTGCAAAGTACAGATCTCACCAG ACAGTGGAGGTTTGCCAGAGAGGAGTGTGTCTCTGACAGGATCACCAGAATCTGTCCA AAAGGCAAAAATGATGCTTGATGACATCGTGTCTCGAGGGCGTGGTGGGCCACCCAGCCAGTTTCATGATAACTCCAATGGGCAAAATGGTACAGTGCAGGAAATCATGATCCCAGCTGGGAAGGCAGGCCTGGTGATCGGCAAAGGCGGAGAGACCATCAAACAGTTGCAG GAGCGGGCTGGAGTGAAAATGATTTTAATTCAGGACGGTTCACAAAACACAAATGTAGATAAGCCTCTTCGGATAATTGGCGACCCCTACAAAGTGCAG CAAGCCTGTGAAATGGTAATGGACATCTTAAGAGAGCGGGACCAGGGAGGTTTTGGTGACCGGAATGAATACGGTTCCAGGATTGGCGGAGGAATTGAT GTCCCTGTGCCCAGGCATTCTGTTGGGGTGGTTATTGGTCGTAGTGGCGAAATGATTAAGAAAATACAAAATGACGCTGGAGTTAGGATACAGTTCAAGCAAG ATGATGGCACGGGTCCTGAAAAAATTGCCCATATCATGGGTCCTCCTGACAGATGTGAACATGCTGCCAGGATTATCAATGATCTTCTTCAGAGTCTCCGG AGTGGCCCCCCAGGCCCGCCGGGATCAGGAATGCCTCCTGGAGGCAGAGGGCGAGGAAGGGGGCAGGGTAACTGGGGGCCTCCTGGAGGAGAGATGACCTTCTCCATCCCAACACATAAGTGTGGGCTAGTCATTGGCAGAG GTGGAGAAAACGTGAAGGCCATAAATCAGCAGACGGGAGCCTTTGTAGAAATATCCCGGCAACTGCCACCTAACGGAGACCCCAACTTCAAACTCTTCATCATTCGTGGCTCACCTCAGCAAATTGACCATGCCAAGCAGCTCATTGAGGAAAAGATTGAG GGTCCTCTCTGTCCCGTGGGCCCAGGACCTGGGCCTGGAGGGCCTCCTGGACCAGCACCAATGGGCCCTTTCAACCCCGGGCCTTTCAATCAAGGGCCACCCAGTGCACCACCTCA cCCTGGGGGGCCACCGCCTCCACAGTATCCACCCCAAGGTTGGGGAAATGCCTACCCGCAATGGCAGCCTCCTGCTCCTCATGATCCAA GCAAAGCCGCTGCTGCAGACCCCAACGCTGCCTGGGCCGCTTATTACTCGCATTACTACCAGCAGCCGCCTGGCCCCGTGCCGGGAGCCCCACCAGCCCCCACAGCGCCCCCCGTGCAAGGAGAGCCCCCGCAGCCGCCCCCCACTGGACAGTCGGACTACACCAAGGCCTGGGAGGAATATTACAAGAAACTAG GCCAGCAGCCCCAGCAGCCCGGAGCTCCACCACAGCAGGACTACACAAAAGCCTGGGAGGAATATTATAAGAAGCAAG CCCAAGTAGCTACTGGGGCAGGGCCAACCGCACCACCAGGACCTCAGCCAGACTACAGCGCAGCCTGGGCAGAATACTACAGACAACAAGCTGCCTACTATGGACAGACGCCTGGCGCTGGTGGACCAGTGCCACCACCCACACAGCAGGGACAGCAG GCTCAGTGA